A single Zootoca vivipara chromosome 1, rZooViv1.1, whole genome shotgun sequence DNA region contains:
- the ANKRD63 gene encoding ankyrin repeat domain-containing protein 63 — translation MSRGGYEQQAMLRPRDLGPGASTRTFLEAMSAGRLHLARFVLDAVDGTIVDCRADRGRTPLMYAVALKDPAWRVAFARLLLERRAAVDLRDDAGRSALSLACERGYLDVTKLLVQYGADPDAADSRGWNPLMYAAWQGRAPVVEWLLRSFRRLGLCLERADRAGRTALQLAASEGHGRCVRALRASGALILELPEPAAPPGGDPPAARSPRGDGGAHRWEQDDDEEEKQRGPDAAAAQPGSDAGKGSASLRGRPLIRRATAPDCQSLLGY, via the coding sequence ATGAGCCGCGGGGGGTACGAGCAGCAAGCCATGCTGCGGCCGCGGGACCTTGGCCCGGGGGCGTCGACGCGCACTTTCCTGGAGGCCATGAGCGCGGGCCGCCTGCACCTGGCGCGCTTCGTGCTGGACGCCGTGGACGGCACCATCGTGGACTGCCGAGCCGACCGCGGCCGCACGCCGCTCATGTACGCCGTGGCGCTCAAGGACCCCGCGTGGCGAGTGGCCTTCGCCAGGCTGCTGCTGGAGCGCCGCGCCGCCGTCGACCTGCGCGACGACGCCGGGCGGAGCGCGCTGAGCCTGGCCTGCGAGAGGGGCTACCTGGACGTCACCAAGCTGCTGGTCCAGTACGGCGCCGACCCGGACGCGGCCGACTCGCGAGGCTGGAACCCGCTCATGTACGCCGCGTGGCAGGGCCGCGCGCCCGTCGTCGAGTGGCTGCTGCGCTCCTTCCGACGCCTCGGCCTTTGCCTCGAGCGCGCCGACCGTGCCGGGCGCACCGCGCTGCAGCTGGCCGCCAGCGAGGGCCACGGGCGCTGCGTGCGGGCGTTGCGGGCCTCCGGAGCCTTGATCCTCGAGCTCCCCGAGCCGGCGGCGCCTCCCGGCGGCGACCCACCGGCTGCTCGGTCGCCTCGCGGGGACGGCGGCGCCCACAGGTGGGAGCAggacgacgacgaggaggagAAGCAACGGGGTCCAGACGCCGCAGCAGCGCAGCCCGGCTCCGACGCGGGGAAAGGGAGCGCCTCGCTGCGAGGCCGCCCGCTGATCCGCAGGGCCACTGCGCCCGACTGCCAGAGCCTGCTCGGCTACTAG